One window from the genome of Jeotgalibaca sp. MA1X17-3 encodes:
- a CDS encoding NAD(P)/FAD-dependent oxidoreductase, with amino-acid sequence MERAKNRIAVIGGGISGLTAAYEINKAIQKEKLPFNFILLERRNKIGGMVKTIEMEGHSIDVGAASFDIRREDIRPFLEELGLSAEIQYSISGKSDRYNGHDFIYNEKPTYHGVPIRRTGFLHDRGLTLHDKLKVIINGSFHKQKKSETYSISTSQFLEYRLCKEAATFIAYPHYPENIYGSMELCPPNFFDPNLIDLFEYSDEPLNNIKEKIEPYKDKPGNEFNLLNGMRVFVDRLKQQTEAYIETGKQVTGMEMLDQGLVLLKVNETEEIRVGSVISSIPLTESHQILDKRWKESELIPKPIVSSMCTILFQFKKERLLNFQRGMVL; translated from the coding sequence ATGGAACGAGCTAAAAATAGAATTGCTGTTATCGGAGGTGGCATCAGTGGATTAACAGCCGCTTATGAAATCAACAAGGCGATCCAAAAAGAAAAATTACCTTTTAATTTTATTCTTTTAGAAAGACGTAATAAAATAGGCGGTATGGTGAAAACTATTGAAATGGAAGGTCATTCGATTGATGTTGGAGCAGCCAGTTTTGATATTCGTAGAGAAGATATTCGTCCTTTTTTAGAGGAACTAGGATTATCTGCAGAAATTCAATACAGCATCAGCGGAAAATCTGATCGATATAATGGACACGATTTTATTTATAATGAAAAACCAACCTATCATGGAGTTCCGATTCGTAGAACAGGTTTTTTACATGATCGTGGATTAACCTTACATGATAAATTAAAAGTGATCATCAATGGATCTTTTCATAAACAAAAAAAGAGTGAAACATATTCTATTTCAACTAGTCAATTTTTAGAGTATCGTCTTTGTAAAGAGGCAGCCACCTTTATTGCCTATCCACATTATCCAGAGAATATATATGGGTCTATGGAGTTATGTCCACCTAATTTTTTTGACCCAAACTTAATTGATTTATTTGAATATTCAGATGAACCACTAAATAATATAAAAGAAAAAATTGAACCCTACAAAGATAAGCCTGGAAACGAATTTAACTTATTGAATGGGATGAGAGTTTTTGTAGATCGTTTAAAACAACAAACAGAAGCGTATATAGAGACTGGAAAGCAAGTAACGGGAATGGAAATGTTGGATCAAGGTCTTGTACTCTTAAAAGTTAATGAAACAGAAGAAATTCGAGTAGGAAGTGTTATTTCGTCTATTCCATTGACAGAATCCCATCAAATTCTAGATAAGAGATGGAAAGAATCAGAACTCATTCCCAAACCAATTGTTTCCAGTATGTGTACGATTCTTTTTCAATTTAAAAAGGAACGATTACTAAATTTCCAAAGGGG